From Pararge aegeria chromosome 9, ilParAegt1.1, whole genome shotgun sequence, the proteins below share one genomic window:
- the LOC120626144 gene encoding uncharacterized protein LOC120626144 isoform X2, translating into MGGHYSLEKRRTPEFGDARMANRHRSPIDNEVYGTMLNGRAQNTAWPESHRQNENMFRLPRPLKNGDMIEINGTLQDNPQRLLLKLTTGVSYPDERNIACWAEANFSENYFHINGSVNGQIADQPPSSEPDLIGLFPDGRFNFIIRARAHGSALYLDIDVFEANMGSRELAHNLEDVTFLTLDGNIIKIEDLKFTYA; encoded by the exons atgggcgggcatTATAGCTTGGAGAAACGACGGACGCCGGAGTTCGGGGATGCTAGAATGGCGAACCGACATCG CTCCCCCATAGACAATGAGGTGTATGGTACGATGTTAAACGGGCGCGCACAAAATACCGCTTGGCCTGAATCACATAGACAAAACGAAAACATGTTTCGATTGCCGAGGCCCCTAAAAAACGGTGACATGATAGAAATAAACGGAACACTACAAGACAACCCACAAag gCTGTTGCTCAAACTTACAACAGGAGTGTCCTATCCAGATGAAAGGAATATTGCATGCTGGGCTGAAGCTAATTTCTCCGAGAACTATTTCCATATAAATGGCAGTGTGAATGGACAAATAGCTGACCAACCCCCATCTAGTGAACCAGATCTCATAGGTCTATTTCCAG ATGGTAGATTCAACTTTATAATAAGAGCAAGAGCACATGGATCTGCATTATATCTGGATATTGATGTATTTGAAGCAAACATGGGGTCCAGAGAACTAGCACATAATTTAGAAGACGTCACATTTTTGACCCTGGatggaaatattattaaaattgaagatTTAAAATTTACGTATGCGTAA
- the LOC120626143 gene encoding thioredoxin domain-containing protein, whose protein sequence is MRLPIFLLFFIILKVQTQILQSVSDDELLQLIKEEEKLIVLFSKPNCDVCDKLEQNLDSLYDDFVKHMNALTVKTVNSHLARLYSPTKEPAVVFFRHGVPLLYDGEPDENELYGFLEKNQTPAVKELTDKIFEHMTQAATGATTGDWFVMFYGASCVDCQRLHAVWEGVGATIRGRVNVARVDANLAGLNTAKRFKVSKLPAFLFFRLGKVYRYDLPKRDIKSFVSFAQDWYKNTKGETVPLLSSPFDEVVDWSVEMIKFSIAFGLDMLARYPWIWQIGLAGFGLVAITALIAIMKAGKTKPKEVKKEKKSK, encoded by the exons ATGCGTTTGCcaatttttttgctgttttttataattcttaaagtTCAAACCCAAATCTTGCAATCGGTGAGCGATGATGAGCTACTGCAATTGATAAAAGAAGAGGAAAAGCTAATTGTCTTGTTTT CTAAACCAAATTGTGATGTTTGTGATAAATTGGAGCAAAATCTTGATAGTTTGTATGATGACTTTGTTAAGCACATGAATGCCCTGACAGTGAAAACTGTTAACAGTCATTTGGCAAGACTTTATAGTCCAACAAAAGAGCCAGCTGTTGTGTTTTTCAGACATGGTGTCCCATTACTTTATGATG gtgAACCTGATGAAAATGAGCTTTATgggtttttggaaaaaaatcagACGCCAGCAGTGAAGGAGCTCACAGACAAAATTTTTGAACACATGACACAAGCAGCTACTGGTGCCACTACTGGAGATTGGTTTGTTATGTT TTATGGTGCATCCTGTGTGGACTGTCAAAGATTACATGCTGTATGGGAAGGTGTGGGAGCAACAATACGAGGACGGGTCAATGTAGCCAGGGTTGATGCTAATCTGGCAGGTCTAAATACAGCCAAGAGGTTTAAGGTTTCTAAACTACCAGCTTTTCTCtt CTTCCGTCTTGGTAAAGTTTACCGATATGATTTGCCAAAGAGAGATATCAAATCCTTTGTTTCCTTCGCCCAGGATTGGTACAAAAACACAAAGGGTGAGACTGTACCACTTCTTTCATCACCATT tgaTGAAGTGGTCGACTGGAGTGTTGAAATGATCAAATTCAGTATAGCTTTTGGATTGGACATGTTGGCAAGATATCCCTGGATCTGGCAGATAGGTCTAGCTGGATTTGGCCTTGTTGCTATAACAGCCTTGATAGCAATTATGAAAGCAGGAAAAACGAAACCTAAAGAAGTTAAGAAAGAAAAGAAGAGTAAATGA
- the LOC120626144 gene encoding uncharacterized protein LOC120626144 isoform X3, whose amino-acid sequence MLKNCWQCVMGSPIDNEVYGTMLNGRAQNTAWPESHRQNENMFRLPRPLKNGDMIEINGTLQDNPQRLLLKLTTGVSYPDERNIACWAEANFSENYFHINGSVNGQIADQPPSSEPDLIGLFPADGRFNFIIRARAHGSALYLDIDVFEANMGSRELAHNLEDVTFLTLDGNIIKIEDLKFTYA is encoded by the exons ATGTTAAAAAACTGTTGGCAGTGTGTGATGGG CTCCCCCATAGACAATGAGGTGTATGGTACGATGTTAAACGGGCGCGCACAAAATACCGCTTGGCCTGAATCACATAGACAAAACGAAAACATGTTTCGATTGCCGAGGCCCCTAAAAAACGGTGACATGATAGAAATAAACGGAACACTACAAGACAACCCACAAag gCTGTTGCTCAAACTTACAACAGGAGTGTCCTATCCAGATGAAAGGAATATTGCATGCTGGGCTGAAGCTAATTTCTCCGAGAACTATTTCCATATAAATGGCAGTGTGAATGGACAAATAGCTGACCAACCCCCATCTAGTGAACCAGATCTCATAGGTCTATTTCCAG CAGATGGTAGATTCAACTTTATAATAAGAGCAAGAGCACATGGATCTGCATTATATCTGGATATTGATGTATTTGAAGCAAACATGGGGTCCAGAGAACTAGCACATAATTTAGAAGACGTCACATTTTTGACCCTGGatggaaatattattaaaattgaagatTTAAAATTTACGTATGCGTAA
- the LOC120626557 gene encoding ELMO domain-containing protein 2, whose product MVFFNLWSVLQWYLRPFIKWFLRKTTNLCELQRICYGDREGAQRTCNIEKSLMLSRTRDVMEVVSYLDAAVKEAKFYPDYFSEILDPSISIILRAKKINTKLHEAFTPLFRRCLKQIWSYRQLMNDVESLRRTQYDSNNPEHEEKLSKLWDLLLPGRPLEARISKEWQDIGFQGDDPKTDFRGMGILGLDNLLYFSTKYTLASHQVLSHSLHPKYGYTYAIVGINLTSMAYYLLKDGSAKTYMFNLKYVPSVIFFHEFYCYLFYEFDKMWIRSKPENMMEFSIIFKKFENAIRSELADPASVFRINIEIATV is encoded by the exons ATGGTATTTTTCAACCTCTGGTCTGTGCTACAGTGGTATTTGAGGCCTTTTATAAAATGGTTTTTACGTAAAACTACCAATTTATGTGAACTCCAAAGAATATGTTATGGTGACAGGGAAGGAGCTCAGAGGACCTGTAATATCGAAAAATCTCTGATGCTATCACGGACACGAGATGTGATGGAGGTTGTATCATACTTAGACGCAGCGGTCAAAGAAGCAAAGTTCTATCCCGATTATTTTTCAGAGATACTTGACCCTTCTATAAGTATTATACTACGAGCTAAGAAGATCAATACAAAACTGCATGAAGCTTTTACTCCACTGTTTCGTAGATGCCTCAAACAAATCTGGAGTTACAGGCAGTTAATGAATGATGTAGAATCCCTCCGACGTACTCAATACGATAGCAATAATCCAGAACATGAGGAAAAGCTGTCAAAGTTATGGGATTTGTTGCTACCTGGCAGGCCTTTGGAAGCAAGGATTTCTAAAGAATGGCAGGACATAGGTTTTCAG GGTGACGATCCAAAAACAGACTTCCGTGGAATGGGAATCCTGGGATTAGATAACTTACTGTACTTCTCCACAAAGTATACTCTAGCATCACATCAAGTTTTAAGCCATTCTCTACACCCTAAATATGGTTATACTTATGCTATTGTGGGTATAAACTTGACATCCATggcttattatttactaaaagatGGCTCTGCCAAAACAtacatgtttaatttaaaatatgtacccagtgttatattttttcatgaGTTTTATTGCTATCTTTTTTATGAATTTGACAAAATGTGGATAAGGTCAAAACCAGAGAATATGAtggagttttctataatatttaaaaagtttgagAATGCTATTCGTTCTGAACTAGCTGATCCAGCATCAGTGTTTAGAATAAACATTGAAATTGCCactgtataa
- the LOC120626146 gene encoding uncharacterized protein LOC120626146, with product MDLVKQITIISVLVVTKIEMKPFSSLSIPDLFNSIEKERTVLRLPKDINSGTNITIQGYSYNVGITTFTGDHMEKQDECTIVFARHTRKDELLLRIENQNQSTERTYEIDPRNKEVNFTLHVLANVVKAEASMDVHFEESDRGPEFIGTCTFKSFKPLEYIVIKGVEHVQNLNFNFKRE from the exons ATGGATTtagtaaaacaaataacaataattagtgTTTTAGTAGTGACAAAGATCGAAATGAAACCTTTTTCGTCCTTAAGTATCCCTGATTTGTTCAATTCTATTGAAAAAGAAAGAACGGTACTAAGATTGCCGAAAGATATAAATTCAGGCACAAACATAACGATTCAAGGATATAGCTACAATGTTGGCAT CACTACTTTCACTGGTGACCATATGGAAAAGCAAGACGAATGTACCATTGTTTTTGCGCGTCATACTAGGAAAGATGAACTGTTGTTACGAATCGAAAATCAGAACCAATCTACGGAGCGCACTTACGAAATCGACCCAAGAAACA AGGAAGTAAATTTTACGTTGCATGTTCTTGCCAACGTTGTTAAGGCAGAGGCATCGATGGATGTACACTTCGAAGAATCGGATAGAGGACCTGAGTTTATAGGCACTTGTACGTTCAAGTCATTTAAACCTCTCGAATACATCGTTATTAAAGGCGTTGAACATGTCCAGAATTTAAACTTCAATTTTAAACGAGAGTGA
- the LOC120626144 gene encoding uncharacterized protein LOC120626144 isoform X5: MLNGRAQNTAWPESHRQNENMFRLPRPLKNGDMIEINGTLQDNPQRLLLKLTTGVSYPDERNIACWAEANFSENYFHINGSVNGQIADQPPSSEPDLIGLFPADGRFNFIIRARAHGSALYLDIDVFEANMGSRELAHNLEDVTFLTLDGNIIKIEDLKFTYA, translated from the exons ATGTTAAACGGGCGCGCACAAAATACCGCTTGGCCTGAATCACATAGACAAAACGAAAACATGTTTCGATTGCCGAGGCCCCTAAAAAACGGTGACATGATAGAAATAAACGGAACACTACAAGACAACCCACAAag gCTGTTGCTCAAACTTACAACAGGAGTGTCCTATCCAGATGAAAGGAATATTGCATGCTGGGCTGAAGCTAATTTCTCCGAGAACTATTTCCATATAAATGGCAGTGTGAATGGACAAATAGCTGACCAACCCCCATCTAGTGAACCAGATCTCATAGGTCTATTTCCAG CAGATGGTAGATTCAACTTTATAATAAGAGCAAGAGCACATGGATCTGCATTATATCTGGATATTGATGTATTTGAAGCAAACATGGGGTCCAGAGAACTAGCACATAATTTAGAAGACGTCACATTTTTGACCCTGGatggaaatattattaaaattgaagatTTAAAATTTACGTATGCGTAA
- the LOC120626144 gene encoding uncharacterized protein LOC120626144 isoform X4, which translates to MLASSPIDNEVYGTMLNGRAQNTAWPESHRQNENMFRLPRPLKNGDMIEINGTLQDNPQRLLLKLTTGVSYPDERNIACWAEANFSENYFHINGSVNGQIADQPPSSEPDLIGLFPADGRFNFIIRARAHGSALYLDIDVFEANMGSRELAHNLEDVTFLTLDGNIIKIEDLKFTYA; encoded by the exons atgttgGCAAG CTCCCCCATAGACAATGAGGTGTATGGTACGATGTTAAACGGGCGCGCACAAAATACCGCTTGGCCTGAATCACATAGACAAAACGAAAACATGTTTCGATTGCCGAGGCCCCTAAAAAACGGTGACATGATAGAAATAAACGGAACACTACAAGACAACCCACAAag gCTGTTGCTCAAACTTACAACAGGAGTGTCCTATCCAGATGAAAGGAATATTGCATGCTGGGCTGAAGCTAATTTCTCCGAGAACTATTTCCATATAAATGGCAGTGTGAATGGACAAATAGCTGACCAACCCCCATCTAGTGAACCAGATCTCATAGGTCTATTTCCAG CAGATGGTAGATTCAACTTTATAATAAGAGCAAGAGCACATGGATCTGCATTATATCTGGATATTGATGTATTTGAAGCAAACATGGGGTCCAGAGAACTAGCACATAATTTAGAAGACGTCACATTTTTGACCCTGGatggaaatattattaaaattgaagatTTAAAATTTACGTATGCGTAA
- the LOC120626144 gene encoding uncharacterized protein LOC120626144 isoform X1: protein MGGHYSLEKRRTPEFGDARMANRHRSPIDNEVYGTMLNGRAQNTAWPESHRQNENMFRLPRPLKNGDMIEINGTLQDNPQRLLLKLTTGVSYPDERNIACWAEANFSENYFHINGSVNGQIADQPPSSEPDLIGLFPADGRFNFIIRARAHGSALYLDIDVFEANMGSRELAHNLEDVTFLTLDGNIIKIEDLKFTYA, encoded by the exons atgggcgggcatTATAGCTTGGAGAAACGACGGACGCCGGAGTTCGGGGATGCTAGAATGGCGAACCGACATCG CTCCCCCATAGACAATGAGGTGTATGGTACGATGTTAAACGGGCGCGCACAAAATACCGCTTGGCCTGAATCACATAGACAAAACGAAAACATGTTTCGATTGCCGAGGCCCCTAAAAAACGGTGACATGATAGAAATAAACGGAACACTACAAGACAACCCACAAag gCTGTTGCTCAAACTTACAACAGGAGTGTCCTATCCAGATGAAAGGAATATTGCATGCTGGGCTGAAGCTAATTTCTCCGAGAACTATTTCCATATAAATGGCAGTGTGAATGGACAAATAGCTGACCAACCCCCATCTAGTGAACCAGATCTCATAGGTCTATTTCCAG CAGATGGTAGATTCAACTTTATAATAAGAGCAAGAGCACATGGATCTGCATTATATCTGGATATTGATGTATTTGAAGCAAACATGGGGTCCAGAGAACTAGCACATAATTTAGAAGACGTCACATTTTTGACCCTGGatggaaatattattaaaattgaagatTTAAAATTTACGTATGCGTAA